ACGCATCTAAAGAACACATCGCATTTAGTAGCAAAGGCTTCGCCGTTTCTACTTCGGTTTTGTCTTCTGCTTTTGACTCTTCTGTGCCTTTTTCTAACCAAACCTTTCTTGTCTTGGTCTTTGTGTGTCTGCGAATTAGTTATTGATTCTGTTATTGAAACACTAAACAACAGCAGTGTAACTACACATATAATTACAACTCGTTTCATCTCTGTTTTTTCTTCTAACTTCCTAAGCCATGCAAGAACTGAACAACACATGTGTATACATTTATAGTAGAATCATTGACGGTCGACAATATTTTCGAATTTTGGGAATTCTTACGTTTGTCACTACGAAAGAAAGACTTTAGTTTTGTAAGGATTCAATGAATGATTTTGGTAATAAAGGagaatagttatttggtttcacAATCCAATGCAAAGATGCAATAAGTAAAACTGACTACTCGTAATTTAGAGCTCTGAAGTGAGTGTTAGCCAGCCCACAGCCTCTCTGTTCAAAGAATATTGAAGTGAATATTGACAACTATTTTGTTTGTGTTGTATATTTGTAGTAATCTTTAGGATCGCATAAGATCCATTCCGGTCTAGAGTCTATGTGAAACGCATACACCATTCTATTTATAGTAAGTCTGACTTTAAGCAACAGCGCTAAAGCGGCTAGAACTATAGTTTATCTCTTCCGATCATTGTTCCATCAATATAGACAATAGACCAACCAAGATCATGATGGTTGGATTTTAAAAGCTGTTTGTTAAATATCATGGTCTAAAGATCCGGTTTGATCAAAACCGGTCAAATAAGTCACGCCATCtgcattttaccaaaaaaaaaaaattcacgcCATCTGCAAGAATGGAACGTACGTGGAGATGAAATACATTGAGTAGAGTAGATAATATGACAAACAAACGGTAAGTGAGAGAGTAGAAGAAGTAAATGCATGCAAATAAACATATAACGTGGCGCAAACTCTTCGATTCTTCTCTGCTGCGAAGAAAACCGCATTGAATTAGAAACGAATTCTTCTTTTCGAGAATTGTAATCTTGTCTCACGCCGTTGCGTAAGCTGCTCTGCGTTATTACCTGACCCCACCACACATTAAAAAAAGCAAAACTTAAAAGGCCTTATTCGTATTGGGCCAGTTTCTTCAAACCGTCTCTAAGTCAGCCCATTAAAAGTGACCTTGAAGGGCCGTTAATATACGAAATGAAGCAAAAGCCTCTTTAAATTTAAACCCCCATTTAATTAAagacaaatctccaaaatagcacatttctaagtttatatcacaaaaatagcactcaaaaactaaaatgatcaaaatagcacctttctaagtttatccattcaaaattttaatttttttatttttcaaaatttgaaatcttatcccaaaacctcatttctcaactctaaaccctaaaccctaaactccctaaaccttaaactctaaacactaaaccctaaaccctaaaccctaaaccttaaatcctaaactctaaaccctaaaccctaaattctaaaccctaaaccctaaaccctaaatcctaaaccccaccctttaactttaAACtataagtttgtgacttttgataaaacattaagtgttatttttgtgacttttgaccttgagtgctagtttggtaacaaaaacttgatttagtgctatttttgttttttttccctTTAATTAACTATGATATCTCCCAGGTACACGGATAAACACATGGGGTTCCGAGTTCCGACACACAAGACACGAACTACTTATTACTGGGAAAGTTAAAGGTCACCAGAAGATTAGATATTCGAgctaatctataaaaaaaagtttcactTTGTCATCTTCTCAGTCTCAACGATGTATCTCCCTCCTGAAGATCCCTCATCACCAGTTCCCAACGCTTCCTCTATCTCTATGGTAAGAAAAATCcgatttgatatataaatttcCCGGTTGAAATCTTCAAAATTGGGGAAGAAAAAGAATCAGCTTTTGGGGGATACCCTAACTTGATTTAGTGTCAGTTTTCAACTGTTTTGGGGCTTGAtccatttttgttttggttaattAGCAGACACCAAAACCGAGGATGGTGATACAGAGATGCGAAAATGGGTTTAAGATGAGGAAGCTGAATGATGATGTTGAAGAAGACAACGACTCTTCAAAGATGGAGTCAAACATCAGACATGTAGAGGCTGAGAATAAGCTTCCTGTAGTTTCTGAACCAGAAGCAGCAGCAGCTTTGGTGCCTCATGCAACCAAGCCCGATACTACTGAAGGTAATGGACTTTTACTCATTTTTACTTATCTGCGGTTTTGTAA
This region of Brassica napus cultivar Da-Ae chromosome C5, Da-Ae, whole genome shotgun sequence genomic DNA includes:
- the LOC106391158 gene encoding ribonuclease 3-like protein 1 isoform X4 is translated as MYLPPEDPSSPVPNASSISMTPKPRMVIQRCENGFKMRKLNDDVEEDNDSSKMESNIRHVEAENKLPVVSEPEAAAALVPHATKPDTTEEAQKVCAREQLYKLCGVRHWKAPLYTFFSQDGPDNTKLFKVEVSVEIKEVSGITVLECLGDPHNKKKIAAEQAAEVALWFLKNVGHTL
- the LOC106391158 gene encoding ribonuclease 3-like protein 1 isoform X2, coding for MYLPPEDPSSPVPNASSISMTPKPRMVIQRCENGFKMRKLNDDVEEDNDSSKMESNIRHVEAENKLPVVSEPEAAAALVPHATKPDTTEEEAQKVCAREQLYKLCGVRHWKAPLYTFFSQDGPDNTKLFKVEVSVEIKEVSGITVLECLGDPHNKKKIAAEQAAEVALWFLKNVGHTL
- the LOC106391158 gene encoding ribonuclease 3-like protein 1 isoform X1; translated protein: MYLPPEDPSSPVPNASSISMQTPKPRMVIQRCENGFKMRKLNDDVEEDNDSSKMESNIRHVEAENKLPVVSEPEAAAALVPHATKPDTTEEEAQKVCAREQLYKLCGVRHWKAPLYTFFSQDGPDNTKLFKVEVSVEIKEVSGITVLECLGDPHNKKKIAAEQAAEVALWFLKNVGHTL
- the LOC106391158 gene encoding ribonuclease 3-like protein 1 isoform X3 translates to MYLPPEDPSSPVPNASSISMQTPKPRMVIQRCENGFKMRKLNDDVEEDNDSSKMESNIRHVEAENKLPVVSEPEAAAALVPHATKPDTTEEAQKVCAREQLYKLCGVRHWKAPLYTFFSQDGPDNTKLFKVEVSVEIKEVSGITVLECLGDPHNKKKIAAEQAAEVALWFLKNVGHTL